One genomic window of Oncorhynchus nerka isolate Pitt River unplaced genomic scaffold, Oner_Uvic_2.0 unplaced_scaffold_8574, whole genome shotgun sequence includes the following:
- the LOC135565991 gene encoding uncharacterized protein LOC135565991 produces MNSYKVSTLNAPTRRPSTPPTRRPSTPPTRRPPRLPHARPPRPHTSTPTPHTSTPNDPHTSTPRPHTPIPNAPHARPPTPPHADPQRLHTPTPNAPHTSTPNASHTSTPNASPTRRPQRSHTPTPNASHTPTPNASHTSTPTLPHADPNAPTRRPPRLPHVDPHAPTRRPPRSHTPTPTPPTRRPPTPPTRRPPTLPHVDPPRSHTSTPTLPPRSRPPAPHVDPHRVDPDAHTSDSHVDPHTPTPDAPTRRPPTPPTRRPRRLPHVDPDAPTRPSHTSTPTP; encoded by the coding sequence ATGAACTCCTACAAGGTGTCGACCCTCAACGCTCCCACACGTCGACCCTCAACgcctcccacacgtcgacccTCAACGCCTCCCACACGCCGACCCCCACGCCTCCCACACGCTCGACCCCCACGCCCTCACACGTCGACCCCCACGCCCCACACGTCGACCCCTAACGACCCCCACACGTCGACCCCACGCCCCCACACGCCGATCCCCAACGCCCCACACGCTCGACCTCCAACGCCCCCACACGCCGACCCCCAACGCCTCCACACGCCGACCCCCAACGCCCCCCACACGTCGACCCCCAACgcctcccacacgtcgacccccaACGCCtctcccacacgtcgaccccaACGCTCCCACACGCCGACCCCCAACGCCTCCCACACGCCGACCCCCAACgcctcccacacgtcgaccccaACGCTCCCACACGCCGACCCCAACGCTCCCACACGCCGACCCCCACgcctcccacacgtcgacccccacgctcccacacgtcgacccccaCGCTCCCACACGCCGACCCCAACgcctcccacacgtcgacccccaacgcctcccacacgtcgacccccaacgctcccacacgtcgaccccccacgctcccacacgtcgacccccaCGCTCCCCCCACGCTCCCGACCCCCCGCCCCACACGTCGACCCCCACCGCGTCGACCCCGACGCTCACACGTCTGACTCCCACGTCGACCCTCACACGCCGACCCCCGACgctcccacacgtcgacccccGACGCCTCCCACACGCCGACCCCGACgcctcccacacgtcgaccccgaCGCTCCCACACGTCcctcccacacgtcgaccccgaCGCCTCA